A genomic stretch from Streptomyces sp. QL37 includes:
- a CDS encoding FGGY family carbohydrate kinase yields MSGADQDVWLGIDLGTQGVRAVAVDSDGRLLGSGSSPLTSNRRGERHEQDPEQWWRAVCSAVGQTCAAGADPRRIRAMAVDATSGTVTLTDRHGRCVTPGLMYDDGRATVEAERVNALGEEQWAKAGYRRMQRSWGLPKLRWLLDRYPHAVADGWRLAHQNDVINRRLVGHEVPTDTSNALKSGADAEAVSWPEKVFAALAIPTGVLPGLVLPGTLIGEVCAGAAAECGLVPGIPVVAGMTDGCAAQLGSGATAVGSWNSVLGTTLVLKGVTEDLLHDPDGVVYSHRSPSGHWLPGGASSTGAGLVAREFADTGLDRLTDEAAPLLPTGLLRYPLVSPGERFPFVAPEAVAFRSREPVGRAEDFAALMQGVAYVERLCFDYVDLLGAPTDGAVVLTGGATRNPVWNQLRADVLRRPVSLPRYAQPALGMAVLAASACGDPGGLDRAAAAMVRHDRVLEPRASDGSAHDEGYARLLDLLVRRGWLPETVAAHAREGTAP; encoded by the coding sequence GTGAGCGGCGCCGACCAGGACGTCTGGCTGGGCATCGACCTGGGTACGCAGGGGGTCCGCGCGGTCGCCGTGGACTCGGACGGCCGGCTGCTCGGCTCGGGGTCGTCGCCACTGACCAGTAACCGTCGGGGCGAACGCCATGAACAGGACCCGGAACAGTGGTGGCGTGCGGTCTGCTCGGCCGTGGGGCAGACCTGTGCCGCGGGCGCCGACCCGCGCCGCATCCGGGCCATGGCCGTCGACGCGACCTCCGGAACCGTCACCCTGACCGACCGGCACGGCAGGTGCGTCACCCCCGGCCTCATGTACGACGACGGCCGCGCCACTGTGGAGGCGGAGCGGGTCAACGCGCTCGGCGAGGAGCAGTGGGCCAAGGCCGGCTACCGGCGGATGCAGCGGTCCTGGGGGCTTCCCAAGCTCCGCTGGCTGCTGGACCGGTATCCGCACGCGGTGGCCGACGGCTGGCGCCTCGCGCACCAGAACGATGTGATCAACCGCAGGCTCGTCGGGCACGAGGTGCCGACCGACACCAGCAACGCCCTCAAGTCCGGTGCCGACGCCGAGGCGGTGTCATGGCCGGAGAAGGTCTTCGCCGCTCTGGCGATCCCCACCGGTGTCCTGCCCGGCCTCGTGCTGCCCGGCACCTTGATCGGCGAGGTCTGCGCCGGTGCCGCGGCGGAGTGCGGGCTCGTGCCGGGCATTCCCGTGGTCGCCGGGATGACCGACGGCTGTGCGGCCCAACTGGGCTCCGGGGCGACCGCGGTCGGCAGCTGGAATTCGGTCCTGGGCACCACGCTCGTGCTCAAGGGTGTCACCGAGGACCTGCTGCACGACCCTGACGGTGTGGTCTACTCCCACCGCTCGCCCTCCGGCCACTGGCTGCCCGGCGGTGCTTCCAGCACTGGTGCGGGCCTGGTCGCCCGGGAGTTCGCCGACACCGGCCTGGACCGGCTGACCGACGAGGCGGCGCCTCTGCTGCCCACAGGGCTGCTGCGCTATCCGCTGGTCTCGCCCGGGGAGCGGTTCCCCTTCGTCGCGCCGGAGGCCGTGGCGTTCCGCAGCCGGGAACCGGTGGGCCGCGCCGAGGACTTCGCCGCGCTGATGCAGGGCGTCGCGTACGTCGAACGCCTCTGCTTCGACTACGTGGACCTGCTCGGCGCACCCACCGACGGGGCCGTCGTCCTCACGGGCGGCGCCACCCGCAACCCGGTGTGGAACCAGCTCCGCGCCGATGTGCTGCGCCGGCCCGTGTCCCTGCCCCGCTACGCCCAGCCCGCCCTCGGCATGGCTGTTCTCGCCGCCTCCGCCTGCGGGGACCCGGGCGGTCTGGACCGTGCCGCCGCCGCGATGGTGCGGCACGACCGGGTGCTGGAGCCGCGGGCCTCGGACGGATCCGCGCATGACGAGGGCTATGCCCGGCTGCTCGATCTGCTGGTCCGGCGTGGCTGGCTGCCCGAGACCGTCGCGGCCCACGCACGAGAAGGGACCGCACCATGA
- a CDS encoding histidine phosphatase family protein, protein MSLHVFLVRHGESVWHAGNRYAGVTDIALSEHGRAQAAGLASWAERADLTAVWSSPMRRCRQTAEGSAARAGLPLNLEPRLRELDFGVAEGLTRPEMRERLPGALKAFEADPVGNHFPEGEDPVAAGERYAGFLAGLRAGHQEGRVLVVAHSTAIRLALCRLLGVPLRDYRRVFPYLANCALNELILRDGTASLLALNQHVTPGVPE, encoded by the coding sequence ATGAGCCTCCATGTCTTCCTCGTACGGCACGGGGAGAGCGTCTGGCATGCCGGGAACCGCTACGCGGGAGTCACCGACATCGCTCTCTCCGAGCACGGCCGAGCCCAGGCCGCCGGGCTCGCTTCCTGGGCGGAGCGGGCGGATCTCACGGCGGTGTGGTCCTCACCGATGCGACGCTGCCGGCAGACCGCGGAGGGGAGCGCCGCCCGCGCCGGTCTGCCGCTGAATCTCGAACCGCGGCTGCGCGAACTCGATTTCGGCGTCGCCGAGGGGTTGACCCGCCCCGAGATGCGGGAGCGTCTGCCCGGCGCGCTGAAGGCCTTCGAGGCCGACCCGGTCGGGAACCACTTCCCGGAGGGGGAGGATCCGGTCGCCGCCGGTGAGCGCTACGCGGGCTTCCTCGCCGGTCTGCGGGCCGGTCACCAGGAGGGCCGCGTCCTCGTCGTGGCCCACTCGACCGCCATCCGGCTCGCCCTCTGCCGACTGCTCGGCGTCCCGCTCCGGGACTACCGCCGGGTCTTCCCCTACCTGGCCAACTGCGCGTTGAACGAGCTGATCCTCCGGGACGGCACAGCCTCGCTGCTGGCGCTGAACCAGCACGTGACCCCAGGAGTACCCGAGTGA
- a CDS encoding 2-hydroxyacid dehydrogenase, whose amino-acid sequence MTTILAAGDHFVRNSLFTDHLRPVAPEATFRELTLPWPVEPFGPVAEVHEASGTEDQLIEALDGVDICVTQMAPLTERVLAASPGLRLFCVGRGGPVNANLGAATRHGVAVTFAPGRNATATAEHTVALMLAATRRVPATHQDLTSGIWRGDYYRYDSVGPELEGSTVGIVGYGAIGSRVARIVLGFGARVLVADPYADDAGLGPAERVGLPELMRRSSFVTVHARATPKTEGLLSRELIGLMPPGGVLVNCARGSLLDYDAVCDALDEGRLFGAAFDVYPEEPLPPGSRLRRTPNVVMTPHLAGASKQTAHNASALVADEVARFLDRRAPAHCANPEVLRTWS is encoded by the coding sequence GTGACCACGATTCTCGCGGCCGGTGACCACTTCGTCCGCAACTCCCTCTTCACCGATCACCTCAGGCCGGTCGCACCCGAGGCCACCTTCCGTGAGCTCACTCTGCCCTGGCCCGTTGAGCCCTTCGGTCCGGTGGCCGAGGTCCACGAGGCCTCCGGTACGGAGGACCAGCTCATCGAGGCCCTGGACGGTGTGGACATCTGCGTCACCCAGATGGCACCGCTGACCGAGCGGGTCCTCGCGGCGAGCCCGGGGCTCCGCCTGTTCTGCGTCGGCCGTGGCGGCCCGGTCAACGCCAATCTCGGGGCGGCCACCCGGCACGGTGTCGCGGTCACCTTCGCCCCCGGCCGCAACGCCACCGCCACCGCCGAGCACACGGTCGCCCTGATGCTGGCTGCCACCCGCCGTGTCCCCGCCACCCACCAGGACCTCACGTCGGGCATCTGGCGGGGCGACTACTACCGCTACGACAGCGTCGGCCCGGAGCTGGAGGGCAGCACCGTCGGCATCGTGGGATACGGCGCCATCGGCTCACGGGTGGCCCGTATCGTCCTCGGTTTCGGCGCCCGTGTCCTGGTCGCGGACCCGTACGCCGACGACGCCGGCCTGGGGCCGGCGGAGCGGGTGGGCCTTCCCGAACTGATGCGCCGCTCGTCCTTCGTCACGGTGCACGCCCGGGCCACCCCGAAGACCGAGGGGCTGCTCTCCCGTGAGCTGATCGGGCTCATGCCGCCCGGCGGCGTGCTCGTCAACTGTGCCCGTGGCTCCCTGCTCGACTACGACGCCGTCTGCGACGCCCTGGACGAGGGCCGCCTCTTCGGCGCGGCCTTCGACGTCTACCCCGAGGAGCCCCTGCCGCCGGGCTCCCGGCTGCGGCGTACCCCCAACGTCGTCATGACCCCGCATCTGGCGGGAGCCAGCAAGCAGACCGCCCACAACGCGTCCGCTCTCGTGGCCGATGAGGTCGCCCGCTTCCTGGACCGCCGCGCCCCGGCCCACTGCGCGAACCCGGAGGTGCTGCGGACCTGGTCATGA
- the lysA gene encoding diaminopimelate decarboxylase, translating to MTTTLPGLPVPAPPQAASVPPENAASLSVWPASARLSSRGDVAVGGVSLVEAAERFGTPVYLLDEGEVRDRCRAYARAFPDTDVVYAAKAFLCRALLHWVREEGLGLDVCSAGELELAVTNGFPPERIVMHGNAKSPDDLSAALRLGVGRIVIDSAWEIARLSALVPDGARQKVLVRVVPGVSAGGHAAIRTGTDDQKFGLSLTDGSAQHAVARILGQPRLELVGLHCHIGSQISTVKPYLTALRRMVGLLAQISHQHGVALPELDMGGGHGVAYRPGETSLDIAALGARIRRELASSCAAAGIPVPRLTIEPGRAVAGPAGVALYRVLAVKRTGGSLFVAVDGGMSDNPRPALYGSRYAPRLIGRRSTAGSCTATVVGRHCEAGDVLAADANVPGDIHPGDLLAVPVAGAYHLSMASSYNAVGRPPVVAVHEGRARLLIRRESLADINGRDVGL from the coding sequence ATGACCACAACACTGCCCGGACTGCCGGTCCCGGCGCCGCCGCAGGCCGCCTCCGTCCCGCCCGAGAACGCCGCGAGTCTGTCCGTCTGGCCCGCTTCGGCGCGACTCTCCTCCCGGGGCGATGTCGCGGTGGGCGGCGTCTCCCTCGTCGAGGCGGCCGAGCGGTTCGGCACCCCGGTCTATCTCCTGGACGAGGGGGAGGTACGGGACCGCTGCCGCGCCTACGCGCGCGCCTTCCCGGACACCGACGTCGTCTACGCGGCCAAGGCGTTCCTTTGCCGTGCCCTCCTGCACTGGGTACGGGAGGAGGGCCTCGGCCTGGACGTCTGTTCCGCGGGCGAGTTGGAGCTTGCCGTCACCAACGGCTTCCCTCCCGAGCGCATCGTGATGCACGGCAACGCCAAGAGCCCGGACGACCTGAGCGCCGCACTGCGCCTGGGTGTCGGAAGGATCGTCATCGACAGCGCGTGGGAGATCGCACGGCTGTCCGCACTCGTCCCTGACGGCGCCCGCCAGAAGGTGCTGGTGCGCGTGGTCCCCGGTGTGAGCGCCGGCGGTCACGCGGCGATCCGTACCGGCACGGACGACCAGAAGTTCGGGCTCTCCCTCACCGACGGGAGCGCCCAGCACGCCGTCGCCCGCATACTCGGCCAGCCGCGCCTGGAACTGGTCGGACTGCACTGCCACATCGGTTCGCAGATCAGCACCGTCAAGCCCTACCTGACCGCGCTCCGACGGATGGTGGGGCTGCTCGCCCAGATCAGTCACCAGCACGGCGTCGCCCTGCCGGAGCTGGACATGGGCGGCGGACACGGCGTCGCCTACCGTCCGGGGGAGACCTCCCTCGACATCGCGGCCCTGGGCGCGCGCATCCGCCGCGAACTGGCCTCGAGTTGCGCGGCGGCCGGTATACCCGTGCCCCGGCTCACCATCGAGCCCGGTCGCGCGGTGGCCGGTCCCGCAGGCGTCGCGCTCTACAGGGTGCTCGCCGTGAAGAGGACGGGTGGCAGCCTCTTCGTGGCCGTGGACGGCGGAATGAGCGACAATCCGCGCCCCGCCCTGTACGGCTCCCGCTACGCACCCCGGCTCATCGGCCGCCGCTCCACCGCCGGGTCCTGCACGGCGACCGTCGTCGGACGGCACTGCGAGGCCGGCGATGTGCTCGCCGCCGATGCGAACGTGCCGGGCGACATCCACCCGGGCGACCTCCTGGCCGTCCCGGTCGCGGGCGCCTACCACCTCTCCATGGCGTCCAGCTACAACGCGGTCGGCCGCCCCCCGGTGGTCGCCGTCCACGAAGGCCGCGCGCGGCTCCTGATACGCCGCGAATCCCTGGCCGACATCAACGGCCGCGACGTAGGGCTGTGA
- a CDS encoding SAV_915 family protein, whose product MNDSQGVEDPDPLQPIRTGALFVPVRQGPTGCCARLFRTPLGGRTAVAFTDERRLALTLGRRQTWIRLSEPAVRALVAPLGIVDLVVDPLLAAPGPRDASTTGFTRRPAGEPRPADPLRPAAARPLSPASTS is encoded by the coding sequence ATGAACGACAGCCAAGGCGTCGAGGACCCCGACCCCCTCCAACCGATCCGGACCGGGGCGCTGTTCGTCCCGGTCCGGCAGGGGCCGACGGGCTGCTGCGCCCGCCTCTTCCGTACGCCCCTCGGTGGCCGTACCGCAGTCGCCTTCACCGACGAGCGCCGGCTCGCACTCACCCTGGGGCGGCGGCAGACCTGGATCCGGCTCTCCGAGCCGGCGGTACGCGCCCTCGTCGCGCCTCTGGGAATCGTGGACCTCGTCGTCGACCCGCTGCTCGCAGCCCCGGGGCCGCGTGACGCCTCCACCACCGGGTTCACCCGCCGTCCGGCCGGGGAACCGCGCCCGGCCGACCCGCTCCGCCCGGCCGCGGCACGGCCCCTGTCTCCTGCGTCCACCTCTTGA
- a CDS encoding YlcI/YnfO family protein translates to MDLTPYVDTIRRDLAVAAEAGGDEARELAERLTAPLESAIRLAMLNVLSAAMDEITRELAPGSVDVRLRGLDPDFVVTPPPGDGGASTQPAAPFESSAIPADSDEGGTARVNLRLPAHLKTRAEESAAREGLSVNAWVVRAVSAAADGGAQPRTTEKTRTVGQSFTGWVR, encoded by the coding sequence ATGGACCTCACCCCGTACGTCGACACCATCCGCCGCGACCTTGCGGTGGCCGCCGAAGCCGGCGGCGACGAAGCCCGCGAGCTGGCAGAGAGGCTCACCGCCCCCCTGGAGTCGGCGATCCGGCTGGCCATGCTCAACGTGCTCTCCGCAGCGATGGACGAGATCACCCGCGAGCTCGCCCCCGGCTCGGTCGACGTACGGCTGCGCGGCCTCGACCCCGACTTCGTGGTGACACCACCGCCCGGCGACGGCGGCGCCTCCACGCAGCCGGCCGCACCTTTCGAATCGTCCGCGATCCCGGCCGACAGCGACGAGGGCGGCACCGCCCGAGTCAACCTGCGCCTGCCCGCCCACCTCAAGACCCGCGCAGAGGAGTCCGCGGCCCGTGAGGGCCTGTCGGTCAACGCGTGGGTGGTCCGCGCCGTGTCGGCCGCGGCCGACGGCGGCGCGCAGCCGCGCACGACGGAGAAGACCCGGACCGTCGGACAGAGCTTCACGGGCTGGGTGCGCTGA
- a CDS encoding DUF4097 family beta strand repeat-containing protein codes for MPSFDTPEPISVTAHVEAGSIQFTAGDRLDTEVAVRPRDPKKDMDVRTADQTEITYAGGTLTVRTPKSNLLGRTGTVDVTVELPRGSRIDMTGAWAQVLGEGRLGEVRVKTSSGDVRLDTTGPLWLKASHGSISVDRVEGLAEITTSSGSLRVGLVDGPAVLKNSHGTTTVDAVTGEIRVSGANGDIEIRRAEDSVAATTAHGTLRVGEVARGTAQLETNYGAIDIGVRAGTAAWLDVNSGSGQVRNALTVSDAPEETEDTVKIRARTRHGNIDIRRAKA; via the coding sequence ATGCCTTCTTTCGACACTCCCGAACCGATCTCGGTCACCGCACACGTGGAGGCCGGTTCCATCCAGTTCACCGCGGGCGACCGCCTCGACACGGAGGTCGCGGTCCGGCCCCGTGACCCGAAGAAGGACATGGATGTGCGGACGGCGGACCAGACCGAGATCACGTACGCCGGCGGCACTCTGACGGTCAGGACGCCCAAGAGCAACCTGCTCGGCCGCACCGGAACAGTGGACGTGACCGTCGAACTGCCCAGGGGCTCGCGCATCGACATGACGGGCGCCTGGGCCCAAGTGCTCGGCGAGGGCCGGCTCGGCGAGGTCCGGGTGAAGACCTCCTCCGGAGACGTCCGCCTCGACACGACCGGCCCGCTGTGGCTCAAGGCCTCCCACGGCTCGATCAGCGTGGACCGGGTCGAGGGCCTGGCCGAGATCACCACCAGCTCGGGCAGCCTGCGCGTCGGCCTCGTCGACGGCCCCGCCGTCCTGAAGAACTCCCACGGCACCACGACCGTCGACGCCGTGACCGGCGAAATCCGGGTGAGTGGCGCCAACGGTGACATCGAGATCCGGCGCGCCGAGGACTCGGTCGCCGCCACCACCGCCCACGGCACCCTCCGTGTGGGCGAAGTGGCGCGCGGCACCGCCCAGCTGGAAACGAACTACGGTGCCATCGACATCGGCGTTCGCGCGGGCACGGCCGCCTGGCTCGACGTCAACTCGGGCTCGGGGCAGGTCCGTAACGCGCTCACCGTGTCCGACGCCCCGGAGGAGACCGAGGACACCGTCAAGATCCGCGCCCGCACCCGGCACGGGAACATCGACATCCGCCGCGCCAAGGCCTGA